One part of the Lotus japonicus ecotype B-129 chromosome 2, LjGifu_v1.2 genome encodes these proteins:
- the LOC130735704 gene encoding SKP1-like protein 1A, which yields MASTRMITLKSSDGEAFEVEEAVALQLGCIEHMIKADCADNSNIDLPSVTGRIFAKVIEYCKKHVDASRSGIEDLKQWDADFVKVDVPTLKDLVKAANALDIKNLLNLTCETVELMIRNKTPDQIRKIFLL from the exons ATGGCATCTACAAGAATGATCACCCTAAAGAGTTCTGACGGTGAGGCGTTCGAGGTCGAGGAGGCTGTGGCGCTTCAGTTGGGGTGCATAGAGCACATGATTAAGGCTGATTGCGCCGATAACAGCAATATTGATCTTCCAAGTGTCACCGGCAGGATATTCGCCAAGGTTATTGAATACTGCAAAAAACACGTTGACGCTTCCCGTTCAGGCATCGAGGATCTCAAGCAATGGGATGCTGATTTCGTCAAGGTTGATGTGCCCACGCTCAAGGATCTCGTCAAG GCTGCAAATGCTTTGGACATAAAGAACCTTTTGAATCTCACTTGCGAGACTGTGGAACTCATGATCAGAAATAAGACTCCTGATCAAATTAGGAAAATCTTTCTTCTTTAG
- the LOC130739767 gene encoding uncharacterized protein LOC130739767, translated as MEMEVDSEKNQQDTVMVKEKDLFKAAEEGDTSTFQASSPETLSESLSLRNEDARSLLHVAASSGHSQVVKILLSADASASVVNSADDEGWAPLHSAASIGNLEIVEALLSKGADVNLKNGGGRTALHYAASKGRVKIAEILISHDAKINIKDKVGCTPLHRAASTGNSELCELLIEEGAEVDAVDRAGQTPLMSAVIDRNKEIALLLIRHGADVDVEDKEGYTVLGRATDEFRAILIDAAKAMLE; from the exons ATGGAGATGGAAGTAGACAGTGAGAAGAACCAGCAAGACACAGTGATGGTGAAAGAGAAGGATCTCTTCAAAGCTGCTGAAGAAGGTGACACCTCAACCTTCCAAGCATCGTCCCCTGAAACACTCTCCGAATCCCTCTCTCTAAGGAACGAAGACGCTCGCTCCCTTCTCCATGTTGCCGCTTCTTCCGGCCACTCCCAG GTGGTGAAGATATTGTTGTCTGCTGATGCATCAGCTAGTGTGGTAAATAGTGCTGATGATGAAGGGTGGGCGCCGCTTCATTCTGCGGCCAGCATTGGGAATTTGGAGATAGTGGAGGCTTTGTTGAGCAAAG GAGCTGATGTTAATCTAAAAAATGGCGGGGGCCGAACAGCTTTACACTATGCCGCCAGTAAAGGTCGGGTGAAGATTGCTGAAATACTCATCTCACATGATGCCAAGATTAATATAAAGGACAAG GTTGGTTGCACCCCATTGCATCGGGCAGCGAGCACTGGGAACTCTGAGTTGTGTGAACTTCTGATTGAAGAAGGGGCAGAGGTTGATGCTGTAGATAGAGCTGGTCAAACTCCTTTAATGAGTGCTGTAATTGACCGTAACAAAGAG ATCGCCCTTCTTCTTATAAGACATGGAGCAGATGTGGATGTGGAGGACAAGGAAGGGTACACAGTGCTCGGTCGAGCTACAGATGAGTTTAGAGCAATATTAATCGATGCTGCCAAGGCCATGCTTGAGTAA
- the LOC130739766 gene encoding uncharacterized protein LOC130739766 yields the protein MWSFASRAFTSITKKRRSAEPSHTSAECSDDEVCSNASRDEGLECPICWESFNIVENVPYVLWCGHTLCKNCVLGLQWAMVKFPTQQVRVPLFICCPWCHLLSFRLIYKGNLKFPRKNYFLLWMVESRNGDRHKHSSCVDSQPNWSPKCNLLGSQGTTCNLRRASPIIRRSGQSGSNSEVGISDGERHNFSLHKSLDFFIHFTSKFPLVIIFLLIAFFIIPCSAVILVIYLLLTILFAIPSFLVLYFAFPTIQRLITEITS from the coding sequence ATGTGGAGTTTCGCGTCGCGAGCCTTTACGAGCATTACAAAGAAAAGGCGCTCCGCGGAGCCGAGTCATACTTCTGCAGAATGCTCGGATGATGAGGTTTGCTCTAATGCCAGCAGAGATGAAGGGCTAGAGTGTCCAATATGCTGGGAATCTTTCAACATTGTTGAGAATGTGCCTTATGTGTTGTGGTGCGGCCACACCTTGTGTAAAAATTGTGTCCTTGGACTTCAGTGGGCTATGGTGAAATTTCCTACTCAGCAAGTCAGGGTTCCTCTCTTCATTTGTTGTCCATGGTGCCACCTGTTATCGTTCCGGCTCATTTACAAGGGGAATTTGAAATTTCCTCGTAAGAACTACTTCCTTCTTTGGATGGTTGAGAGTCGGAACGGTGATAGGCACAAGCATTCCTCTTGTGTGGATAGCCAACCAAATTGGTCTCCCAAATGCAACCTTCTGGGAAGTCAAGGTACTACTTGTAACCTTAGAAGGGCCTCCCCAATTATTCGTCGTTCTGGACAGTCGGGATCCAACAGTGAGGTTGGTATCAGTGATGGAGAGAGACACAATTTCTCCCTACATAAATCTCTGGATTTCTTCATTCATTTTACATCCAAGTTCCCACTAGTCATCATTTTCCTTTTGATTGCCTTTTTCATCATTCCCTGCAGTGCTGTCATTTTAGTCATTTACTTGCTACTCACTATTCTTTTTGCTATCCCATCATTCCTCGTATTGTACTTTGCATTCCCTACGATCCAGAGGCTGATAACCGAAATAACATCTTAA
- the LOC130739763 gene encoding glycine-rich cell wall structural protein 2-like — MDSEYNNNSSSYGGHGQQGHQQNQHHSNSELLSSAKVLSDAVLHREPGANMDRGKVADAAADILDAAGQYGKLDESKGIGKYADMAADYLHQFENSAGNTGHSGGGSHGNDHRHSDNEHGGRRSETTGHGLSGGGYDDDNRSGGRTGGGYGDGGHSAGGYGDHGGRSGGGGGGYGDGGLSSGSGGYGDGGRSGVGYGDGGLSGGHGGRSGGGGYDDGGRSGGAGYGDGGLSGGGYGDGGRSGDGYGDGRSGGRHGGDGGRSGGYGDHERSGGGGYGNERGEDRSGGRSGGGYGYGD, encoded by the coding sequence ATGGATTCTGAATACAACAACAACTCCTCTTCCTACGGCGGTCATGGTCAGCAGGGACACCAACAAAACCAACATCACTCAAACTCCGAGCTGCTCTCCTCTGCCAAGGTTCTGTCCGATGCCGTTCTCCACCGTGAACCTGGAGCCAACATGGACAGGGGCAAGGTTGCTGATGCCGCCGCCGATATTCTAGACGCTGCTGGTCAGTACGGGAAGCTAGACGAGTCCAAGGGCATCGGCAAGTATGCTGACATGGCAGCTGATTATCTCCACCAGTTTGAAAACTCCGCCGGAAACACTGGTCATTCCGGCGGTGGTTCACATGGGAATGACCACCGTCATTCTGATAATGAACATGGGGGTAGGCGTTCTGAGACCACCGGTCATGGACTCTCTGGCGGTGGTTATGATGATGATAACCGTTCTGGCGGCCGTACCGGCGGTGGTTACGGCGATGGAGGACATTCTGCTGGCGGCTATGGGGATCATGGGGGTCGAtctggcggtggtggtggtgggtatGGTGACGGAGGCCTTTCCAGCGGTAGTGGTGGCTATGGGGATGGAGGGCGTTCTGGTGTTGGGTACGGCGATGGAGGCCTTTCCGGCGGCCATGGAGGGCgttctggtggtggtggttacgATGATGGAGGGCGTTCCGGTGGTGCTGGATACGGTGACGGAGGCCTTTCCGGCGGTGGTTATGGCGATGGAGGACGTTCTGGTGATGGTTACGGTGATGGTCGTTCTGGCGGTAGgcatggtggtgatggagggcGTTCCGGTGGATATGGGGATCATGAACGTTCTGGTGGCGGAGGATATGGGAATGAGCGTGGTGAGGATCGTTCCGGTGGTCGCTCCGGTGGTGGATACGGTTATGGTGATTAG